A single region of the Gossypium arboreum isolate Shixiya-1 chromosome 12, ASM2569848v2, whole genome shotgun sequence genome encodes:
- the LOC108479238 gene encoding scarecrow-like protein 6, whose protein sequence is MKAMPLSFEEFQGKGALDFSSSTSSCSDSSLLLQHQHQQHEKEGKWQNKGGDCCYVGSEPIDNNIKTRRKRSPSPSSTLSSSLGGGGSGGGASTDTTGVAATTTVVSATTNTSQSLDVGKCGLGMEDWESVLSGSPNQDQSILRLIMGDIDDPSMGLNKILQPPSGGGGGGGSENMEFNAGFGVVDHGFGFDSITSSVSLINNVDPPISCSDFPVTSNPPSLLPPPSPCVFPQQQSQLQVMDEKPQIFNPQMIINQNQARFTQNPTMFLPLSYAQLQEHSLLSPPPPKRFNSGGPFSGSGPELYLRRQQQQQIQMLQQRPITGKPKIVTDDLANQQLQQAIIDQLIQAAELIETGDPVLAQGILARLNHQLSPVGKPFIRAAFYFKEALQLLFPLNTSNTSVMSNYNMIFKIGAYKSFSEISPIVQFANFTCNQALLEVFEGCNRVHIIDFDVGYGGQWASLMQELVLRNGGAPSMKITAFASPSSHDDIELGFTIENLKHYASEINMDFDIEIMSLEALNSGSWPLPLHLGENEAIAVNLPIGSFSNYPSILPLVLRFVKQLSPKIVVSLDRGCDRTDVPFPHHIIHALQSYSGLLESLDAVNMNLDALEKIERFFLQPSIEKIVLGRHRSLERRPPWRSLFIQSGFSPLTFSNFTESQAECLIQRTPIRGFHVEKRQSSLVLCWQRRELIAASAWRC, encoded by the coding sequence ATGAAGGCCATGCCCCTATCCTTTGAGGAATTTCAAGGGAAGGGGGCTTTAGATTTTTCTTCTTCAACATCATCTTGTTCAGATTCATCACTGTTATTACAACACCAGCATCAACAACACGAAAAAGAAGGGAAGTGGCAGAACAAGGGAGGAGATTGTTGCTATGTGGGCAGTGAGCCCATTGATAATAATATTAAGACCAGAAGAAAAAGAAGCCCAAGTCCTTCTTCAACACTGTCTTCTTCTCTCGGCGGTGGAGGCAGCGGTGGTGGTGCCTCCACGGATACAACCGGTGTGGCAGCCACCACCACTGTTGTCTCTGCCACCACCAATACAAGCCAGTCCTTGGATGTAGGAAAATGTGGTTTAGGTATGGAAGATTGGGAGAGTGTTTTGTCTGGTTCTCCTAATCAAGACCAGTCCATTTTGAGGTTAATTATGGGTGATATTGATGACCCTTCTATGGGGTTAAACAAGATTCTTCAACCACCAAGTGGCGGCGGCGGCGGCGGTGGGTCGGAAAATATGGAGTTCAATGCTGGTTTTGGTGTGGTGGATCATGGTTTCGGCTTCGATTCCATTACTAGTAGCGTTAGCTTGATCAACAACGTCGACCCTCCTATAAGCTGCTCTGATTTTCCGGTGACATCAAATCCGCCGAGTCTTTTGCCGCCTCCTTCGCCGTGTGTATTTCCACAACAGCAATCACAGCTTCAGGTTATGGATGAAAAGCCACAGATTTTCAATCCGCAGATGATAATAAACCAGAATCAAGCTCGGTTTACACAAAACCCGACCATGTTCTTACCTCTTTCGTATGCTCAATTGCAAGAGCATAGCCTTTTATCGCCTCCGCCGCCGAAGCGATTCAACTCCGGTGGACCTTTTTCGGGTTCGGGACCGGAGCTTTATCTAAGGCGTCAACAGCAACAACAGATCCAAATGCTTCAGCAAAGGCCAATTACAGGGAAACCGAAAATCGTTACGGATGATCTGGCGAACCAGCAGCTTCAGCAGGcgataattgatcaattaatTCAGGCCGCAGAGCTGATCGAAACCGGTGATCCGGTACTCGCGCAAGGGATATTGGCGCGGCTCAATCACCAGCTCTCCCCTGTAGGTAAGCCCTTTATAAGAGCTGCTTTCTACTTCAAGGAGGCCTTACAATTATTATTTCCTTTGAACACTAGCAATACATCAGTTATGTCCAATTATAACATGATATTCAAGATTGGTGCTTACAAATCGTTCTCCGAGATATCTCCGATCGTTCAGTTCGCGAATTTTACTTGTAATCAAGCGTTACTCGAGGTTTTCGAAGGGTGTAATAGGGTTCATATAATCGATTTCGATGTTGGTTATGGTGGACAATGGGCTTCTTTGATGCAAGAACTTGTTTTAAGAAATGGTGGTGCACCTTCTATGAAAATTACTGCCTTTGCTTCACCTTCAAGTCATGATGATATCGAACTCGGTTTCACAATCGAAAACCTTAAGCATTATGCTAGTGAAATCAACATGGATTTTGATATCGAAATCATGAGCCTTGAGGCCTTGAATTCGGGTTCTTGGCCGTTGCCTTTGCACTTGGGCGAAAACGAAGCGATTGCTGTTAATCTCCCGATCGGTTCATTTTCCAATTACCCTTCAATCTTGCCCTTGGTCCTTCGTTTTGTCAAGCAGTTATCGCCCAAGATTGTTGTCTCGTTAGACCGAGGTTGTGACAGAACTGATGTCCCGTTCCCTCACCATATAATCCATGCACTCCAATCGTATTCCGGCCTCCTTGAGTCCCTTGATGCGGTGAACATGAACCTTGATGCCTTGGAAAAGATTGAAAGGTTCTTCCTTCAACCAAGCATTGAAAAAATTGTGTTGGGTCGACATCGGTCTCTTGAAAGAAGACCTCCATGGAGGAGTTTGTTTATACAATCCGGATTCTCTCCATTAACTTTCAGTAACTTCACCGAGTCTCAAGCCGAGTGTTTGATTCAACGAACTCCGATTAGAGGTTTCCACGTCGAGAAGAGGCAGTCATCTCTCGTTCTTTGTTGGCAGAGACGTGAACTAATCGCGGCTTCAGCTTGGAGGTGCTGA